A region from the Neurospora crassa OR74A linkage group V, whole genome shotgun sequence genome encodes:
- the am gene encoding Glu/Leu/Phe/Val dehydrogenase: protein MSNLPSEPEFEQAYKELAYTLENSSLFQKHPEYRTALTVASIPERVIQFRVVWEDDNGNVQVNRGYRVQFNSALGPYKGGLRLHPSVNLSILKFLGFEQIFKNALTGLSMGGGKGGADFDPKGKSDAEIRRFCCAFMAELHKHIGADTDVPAGDIGVGGREIGYMFGAYRKAANRFEGVLTGKGLSWGGSLIRPEATGYGLVYYVGHMLEYSGAGSYAGKRVALSGSGNVAQYAALKLIELGATVVSLSDSKGALVATGESGITVEDINAVMAIKEARQSLTSFQHAGHLKWIEGARPWLHVGKVDIALPCATQNEVSKEEAEGLLAAGCKFVAEGSNMGCTLEAIEVFENNRKEKKGEAVWYAPGKAANCGGVAVSGLEMAQNSQRLNWTQAEVDEKLKDIMKNAFFNGLNTAKTYVEAAEGELPSLVAGSNIAGFVKVAQAMHDQGDWWSKN from the exons ATGTCTAACCTTCCCTCTGAGCCCGAGTTCGAGCAGGCCTACAAGG AGTTGGCCTACACTCTCGAgaactcctccctcttccagAAGCACCCCGAGTACCGCACCGCCCTCACCGTTGCCTCCATCCCCGAGCGTGTCATTCAGTTCCGTGTTGTCTGGGAGGACGACAACGGCAACGTCCAGGTCAACCGCGGTTACCGTGTCCAGTTCAACTCCGCCCTCGGTCCCTACAAGGGTGGTCTCCGTCTCCACCCCTCCGTCAACCTTTCCATTCTCAAGTTCCTCGGTTTCGAGCAGATCTTCAAGAATGCCCTTACTGGCC TGAGCATGGGTGGTGGCAAGGGTGGTGCCGACTTCGACCCCAAGGGCAAGAGCGACGCTGAGATCCGTCGCTTCTGCTGCGCTTTCATGGCCGAGCTTCACAAGCACATTGGTGCTGATACCGATGTTCCCGCTGGTGATATCGGTGTTGGTGGCCGTGAGATCGGTTACATGTTCGGTGCCTACCGCAAGGCCGCGAACCGTTTCGAGGGTGTCCTTACTGGCAAGGGCCTCTCCTGGGGTGGTTCGCTCATTCGCCCTGAGGCCACTGGTTACGGTCTTGTTTACTACGTCGGCCACATGCTCGAGTACTCTGGCGCCGGCTCCTACGCTGGCAAGCGCGTTGCCCTCTCCGGTTCCGGCAACGTCGCCCAGTACGCCGCCCTCAAGCTCATTGAGCTAGGCGCCACCGTTGTCTCCCTCTCCGACTCCAAGGGTGCCCTTGTCGCCACTGGCGAGTCCGGCATCACCGTTGAGGACATCAACGCCGTcatggccatcaaggagGCCCGTCAGTCCCTTACCAGCTTCCAGCACGCTGGCCACCTCAAGTGGATCGAGGGTGCCCGCCCCTGGCTTCACGTCGGCAAGGTTGACATCGCTCTTCCTTGCGCTACCCAGAACGAGGTctccaaggaggaggctgagggTCTCCTTGCCGCCGGCTGCAAGTTCGTCGCTGAGGGTTCCAACATGGGCTGCACTCTCGAGGCCATCGAGGTCTTTGAGAACAACcgcaaggagaagaagggcgaggcCGTCTGGTACGCCCCCGGCAAGGCCGCCAactgtggtggtgttgccgtTTCCGGTCTCGAGATGGCTCAGAACAGCCAGCGCCTCAACTGGACTCAGGCTGAGGTTgacgagaagctcaaggacATCATGAAGAACGCCTTCTTCAACGGTCTCAACACTGCCAAGACCTACGTCGAGGCTGCTGAGGGCGAGCTTCCTTCCCTTGTTGCCGGCTCCAACATTGCTGGTTTCGTCAAGGTTGCCCAGGCCATGCACGACCAGGGTGACTGGTGGTCCAAGAACTAA